The Drosophila teissieri strain GT53w chromosome X, Prin_Dtei_1.1, whole genome shotgun sequence genome has a segment encoding these proteins:
- the LOC122624198 gene encoding splicing factor 3B subunit 4 isoform X2, whose protein sequence is MAAGPIAERNQDATIYAGGLDDKVSETLLWELFVQAGPVVNVHMPKDRVTQMHQGYGFVEFLSEEDADYAIKIMNMIKLYGKPIRVNKASAHQKNLDVGANIFIGNLDVEVDEKLLYDTFSAFGVILQTPKIMRDPETGKSKSFAFINFASFEASDAAMDAMNGQYLCNRPISVSYAFKKDHKGERHGSAAERLLAAQNPSAHADRPHQLFADAPVQNMMPQMPGQMMPPPMMAPPPPVVPVSNNNMGMIAPPPPVPQPAPFPATIPPPPLPPMAGGQPPLPPAMGIPPPPRMMQPNAWAPPGMPAPPPRPPPTNWRPPPVPFAPTPFARPYQPDGYQY, encoded by the exons ATGGCGGCCGGTCCAATTGCTGAACGCAACCAAG ATGCCACCATCTATGCCGGCGGTCTGGACGACAAGGTGTCGGAAACGCTGCTCTGGGAGCTGTTTGTGCAGGCAGGACCAGTGG TGAATGTACACATGCCCAAGGATCGGGTCACTCAAATGCACCAGGGCTACGGATTCGTCGAGTTCCTCAGCGAGGAGGATGCCGACTATGCAATAAAGATCATGAACATGATCAAACTCTATGGCAAGCCCATTCGCGTGAACAAGGCGTCGGCGCATCAGAAGAATCTGGACGTCGGCGCCAACATCTTCATTGGCAACTTGGACGTGGAGGTAGACGAGAAGCTGCTGTACGATACGTTCTCCGCCTTTGGTGTTATTCTGCAGACGCCGAAGATTATGCGAGATCCGGAGACGGGCAAGTCAAAGAGCTTCGCCTTCATCAACTTTGCCAGCTTCGAGGCCAGCGATGCGGCGATGGACGCCATGAACGGCCAGTACCTGTGCAACCGTCCCATTTCCGTGTCCTATGCCTTCAAGAAGGATCACAAGGGCGAGCGTCACGGCTCAGCTGCGGAGCGTCTGCTGGCCGCCCAGAATCCATCGGCCCATGCAGACCGGCCGCATCAATTGTTCGCCGATGCACCTGTGCAGAATATGATGCCCCAGATGCCGGGCCAGATGATGCCACCACCAATGATGGCGCCACCGCCACCGGTGGTGCCCGTTTCAAATAACAACATGGGCATGATAGCACCGCCGCCTCCCGTTCCCCAGCCTGCTCCATTCCCAGCCACGATaccgccgccaccgctgccACCGATGGCCGGCGGACAGCCGCCTCTGCCGCCAGCAATGGGCATTCCGCCGCCGCCACGCATGATGCAGCCAAATGCCTGGGCACCGCCGGGCatgccagctcctcctcccaGACCGCCGCCCACCAACTGGCGTCCGCCGCCCGTGCCCTTCGCTCCCACGCCCTTCGCACGACCCTATCAACCCGACGGCTACCAGTACTAA
- the LOC122624198 gene encoding splicing factor 3B subunit 4 isoform X1: protein MAAGPIAERNQDATIYAGGLDDKVSETLLWELFVQAGPVGKSSHTCIIPTSSLIVMLAVNVHMPKDRVTQMHQGYGFVEFLSEEDADYAIKIMNMIKLYGKPIRVNKASAHQKNLDVGANIFIGNLDVEVDEKLLYDTFSAFGVILQTPKIMRDPETGKSKSFAFINFASFEASDAAMDAMNGQYLCNRPISVSYAFKKDHKGERHGSAAERLLAAQNPSAHADRPHQLFADAPVQNMMPQMPGQMMPPPMMAPPPPVVPVSNNNMGMIAPPPPVPQPAPFPATIPPPPLPPMAGGQPPLPPAMGIPPPPRMMQPNAWAPPGMPAPPPRPPPTNWRPPPVPFAPTPFARPYQPDGYQY, encoded by the exons ATGGCGGCCGGTCCAATTGCTGAACGCAACCAAG ATGCCACCATCTATGCCGGCGGTCTGGACGACAAGGTGTCGGAAACGCTGCTCTGGGAGCTGTTTGTGCAGGCAGGACCAGTGGGTAAGTCTAGTCACACATGTATAATCCCCACCAGCTCCCTAATCGTCATGCTTGCAGTGAATGTACACATGCCCAAGGATCGGGTCACTCAAATGCACCAGGGCTACGGATTCGTCGAGTTCCTCAGCGAGGAGGATGCCGACTATGCAATAAAGATCATGAACATGATCAAACTCTATGGCAAGCCCATTCGCGTGAACAAGGCGTCGGCGCATCAGAAGAATCTGGACGTCGGCGCCAACATCTTCATTGGCAACTTGGACGTGGAGGTAGACGAGAAGCTGCTGTACGATACGTTCTCCGCCTTTGGTGTTATTCTGCAGACGCCGAAGATTATGCGAGATCCGGAGACGGGCAAGTCAAAGAGCTTCGCCTTCATCAACTTTGCCAGCTTCGAGGCCAGCGATGCGGCGATGGACGCCATGAACGGCCAGTACCTGTGCAACCGTCCCATTTCCGTGTCCTATGCCTTCAAGAAGGATCACAAGGGCGAGCGTCACGGCTCAGCTGCGGAGCGTCTGCTGGCCGCCCAGAATCCATCGGCCCATGCAGACCGGCCGCATCAATTGTTCGCCGATGCACCTGTGCAGAATATGATGCCCCAGATGCCGGGCCAGATGATGCCACCACCAATGATGGCGCCACCGCCACCGGTGGTGCCCGTTTCAAATAACAACATGGGCATGATAGCACCGCCGCCTCCCGTTCCCCAGCCTGCTCCATTCCCAGCCACGATaccgccgccaccgctgccACCGATGGCCGGCGGACAGCCGCCTCTGCCGCCAGCAATGGGCATTCCGCCGCCGCCACGCATGATGCAGCCAAATGCCTGGGCACCGCCGGGCatgccagctcctcctcccaGACCGCCGCCCACCAACTGGCGTCCGCCGCCCGTGCCCTTCGCTCCCACGCCCTTCGCACGACCCTATCAACCCGACGGCTACCAGTACTAA